The Mobula birostris isolate sMobBir1 chromosome 11, sMobBir1.hap1, whole genome shotgun sequence genome has a segment encoding these proteins:
- the LOC140204645 gene encoding G1/S-specific cyclin-D1-like has product MEGVGNAWGSCGSGRLCRARPDPSLLQGRVLLTLLEMELRYLPCRRTMAKVQKEIRPHMRSRLAVWMLEVCEQETCEKEVFPLSMNYLDRFLTVMPLEKSRFQLLGAACLLLASKVRQTNPLPVETLCTYTAHSSRPEDLRAMELLLLDTLQWHLGAPTPQEFVEQLLEVLGAQAAGERLIRKHTDTFIALCNTDAEFVSLPPSVIGAASLAAAVCGLRLCLPGIPPGPRVLTDHLARSIRCDPECVRTCQEQLEVSLHTRLRQATPQTLPPPKSEEPERSRTPTDIQDVNL; this is encoded by the exons aTGGAAGGGGTGGGGAATGCGTGGGGCAGCTGTGGCTCAGGAAGGCTCTGCCGGGCCCGGCCGGACCCCAGCCTGCTGCAAGGGCGCGTGTTGCTCACGTTACTGGAGATGGAGCTGAGGTATCTGCCGTGCCGGAGGACCATGGCGAAAGTGCAGAAGGAGATTCGGCCTCACATGCGGAGCAGGCTAGCTGTGTGGATGCTGGAG GTTTGTGAACAGGAGACCTGTGAGAAGGAGGTGTTCCCTCTGTCCATGAACTACTTGGACCGCTTCCTGACTGTGATGCCGTTGGAAAAGTCCAGGTTCCAGCTGCTGGGGGCCGCCTGCTTACTCCTGGCATCGAAAGTCCGTCAGACCAACCCGCTGCCTGTGGAAACCTTGTGCACCTACACGGCGCACTCGTCCCGGCCGGAGGATCTGAGG GCGATGGAGTTGCTGCTCTTGGACACGCTGCAGTGGCACCTCGGCGCGCCCACGCCGCAGGAGTTCGTGGAGCAGTTACTCGAAGTACTCGGAGCACAGGCGGCTGGGGAACGGCTGATCCGCAAACACACCGACACCTTCATCGCGCTCTGCAACACAG ACGCTGAGTTCGTGTCGTTGCCGCCTTCGGTGATCGGTGCCGCCAGTCTCGCCGCCGCCGTCTGCGGCCTTCGCCTGTGTCTGCCGGGAATTCCTCCAGGACCCCGGGTGCTCACCGACCACCTCGCCCGCTCCATCCGCTGCGATCCG GAGTGTGTGAGGACGTGTCAGGAGCAGCTCGAGGTCTCCCTACACACCCGCCTGAGACAAGCAACCCCCCAAACTCTCCCCCCGCCAAAGTCGGAAGAACCGGAACGTTCCAGGACACCCACAGACATCCAGGACGTGAACTTGTGA